A genomic stretch from Chitinophaga lutea includes:
- a CDS encoding Gfo/Idh/MocA family protein, whose translation MSNSRRKFIRQLSSTAALLGAGSLGAFAADPTKQYLLEPSRPVSANDKIRIAGIGMGIMGFGDVNTALKVPGVELVAVADLYDGHLEKARSVYGNHLFTTRDYREILERKDIDAVIIATPDHWHDTQSIAAMEKGKAVYCEKPMVQQIEEGHKVIAAQQRTKAVFQVGSQRVSSVALAEARKRYLAGDIGQLNLVEAKIDRHSALGAWQYSIPTDANPKNIDFDTFLKDTGKVPFDPVRFFRWRNYRAYGTGVPGDLFVHLITGLHFIVGSKGPSNIYSSGNLVQWKDGRDVPDVMVAIFDYPATKEHPAFQMTLRVNFADGGGGGEFTRLIGTEGVMEMGWNDFKVKQHKLPVAPGYGGWDTYNTFTRKEQEAFVKAYNAKYSEADRAQAKTTEAAYRAPAGYDDRYDHFVNFFEAMRNKKQVVEDATFGLRAAGPALAANESYFSKKVIHWDSERMKIK comes from the coding sequence ATGTCTAATTCCCGTCGTAAGTTTATCAGGCAGCTAAGCAGCACTGCCGCATTGCTGGGCGCCGGCTCTCTGGGCGCTTTTGCAGCAGACCCTACCAAACAGTACCTCCTTGAACCCTCCAGACCCGTCAGCGCAAATGACAAAATTCGTATAGCCGGTATTGGTATGGGGATTATGGGTTTCGGCGACGTCAACACCGCCCTGAAAGTACCCGGCGTTGAACTGGTGGCCGTGGCCGACCTGTACGACGGCCACCTCGAGAAAGCCAGAAGCGTGTATGGCAACCACCTCTTCACCACCCGCGATTACCGCGAGATACTGGAACGCAAGGACATCGACGCCGTGATCATCGCCACGCCCGACCACTGGCACGATACGCAGTCGATCGCCGCCATGGAAAAAGGCAAGGCCGTGTATTGCGAAAAGCCCATGGTGCAGCAGATAGAGGAAGGGCATAAGGTGATTGCCGCCCAGCAGCGCACCAAAGCCGTGTTCCAGGTGGGCAGCCAGCGCGTGAGCAGCGTAGCCCTCGCGGAGGCCCGCAAACGTTACCTCGCCGGCGACATCGGCCAGCTCAACCTCGTGGAAGCGAAAATAGACCGCCACAGCGCCCTCGGCGCCTGGCAGTATTCCATTCCCACAGACGCCAACCCGAAAAACATCGATTTCGATACCTTCCTGAAAGATACCGGCAAGGTGCCTTTCGACCCCGTCCGCTTCTTCCGTTGGAGGAACTACCGCGCCTACGGTACCGGTGTGCCCGGCGACCTGTTCGTGCACCTCATCACCGGCCTGCATTTCATCGTAGGCTCCAAAGGCCCGTCCAACATCTATTCCAGCGGCAACCTGGTGCAGTGGAAAGACGGCCGCGATGTGCCCGATGTGATGGTGGCCATCTTCGATTACCCTGCCACCAAAGAGCATCCCGCTTTCCAGATGACCCTGCGCGTGAATTTCGCGGACGGCGGCGGCGGCGGTGAATTCACCCGCCTCATCGGCACGGAAGGCGTGATGGAAATGGGCTGGAACGACTTTAAAGTGAAACAGCACAAACTCCCCGTAGCACCGGGTTACGGCGGATGGGACACCTACAACACCTTCACCAGAAAAGAACAGGAAGCATTCGTGAAAGCCTACAACGCCAAATATTCGGAAGCGGACCGCGCCCAGGCCAAAACCACCGAAGCCGCTTACCGCGCCCCGGCCGGTTACGACGACCGCTACGATCACTTCGTGAATTTCTTCGAAGCCATGCGCAATAAAAAGCAGGTGGTGGAAGACGCCACCTTCGGGTTGCGCGCCGCAGGGCCCGCACTGGCAGCCAACGAAAGCTACTTCTCCAAAAAAGTGATTCATTGGGACAGCGAGCGTATGAAGATTAAATAA
- a CDS encoding succinate dehydrogenase/fumarate reductase iron-sulfur subunit, with product MKLTLKIWRQQNNKDKGRFETFEVSDVSKDMSFLEMFDVLNERLINEGKEPIAFDHDCREGICGACSMYINGRAHGPWHETTTCQLHMRAYNDGDTIVVEPWRAAAFPVIKDLTVDRSAFDRIIQAGGYISVNTGNAVDANAIPIDKTDADHAFAAAACIGCGACVAACKNSSAMLFTSAKVSQLALLPQGDPERTQRALNMVAQMDKEGFGSCTNTGACEAECPKGISLTNIARLNREFIRAGFSSEA from the coding sequence ATGAAGCTCACATTAAAAATTTGGCGCCAGCAGAACAATAAAGACAAAGGCCGCTTTGAAACCTTTGAGGTTTCGGATGTAAGCAAAGACATGTCTTTCCTGGAAATGTTCGACGTGCTGAATGAGCGTTTGATCAACGAAGGCAAAGAACCCATCGCATTTGACCACGACTGCCGTGAAGGTATCTGTGGTGCATGCTCTATGTATATCAACGGCCGCGCACACGGCCCCTGGCACGAAACCACCACCTGCCAGCTGCACATGCGGGCGTACAACGACGGTGATACCATCGTGGTGGAACCCTGGCGCGCTGCGGCTTTCCCGGTGATCAAAGACCTGACGGTAGACCGCTCCGCGTTCGACCGCATCATCCAGGCCGGCGGTTACATTTCCGTGAACACGGGTAACGCGGTGGATGCCAACGCCATTCCGATCGACAAAACGGATGCAGACCATGCGTTTGCCGCTGCGGCCTGTATCGGGTGCGGCGCCTGCGTGGCCGCCTGTAAAAACTCTTCGGCCATGCTGTTCACCTCCGCGAAAGTATCGCAGCTGGCATTGCTGCCGCAGGGCGACCCCGAGCGTACGCAACGCGCGCTCAACATGGTGGCGCAAATGGACAAGGAAGGTTTCGGCAGCTGTACCAATACCGGCGCCTGCGAAGCCGAATGTCCCAAAGGCATCTCCCTCACCAACATCGCACGGCTCAACCGTGAGTTCATCAGGGCAGGGTTTTCTTCTGAAGCATAA
- a CDS encoding fumarate reductase/succinate dehydrogenase flavoprotein subunit, with protein sequence MLNAKIPAGSLETKWSKYKSTVKLVNPANKRKLEVIVIGTGLAGASAAASLAELGYKVKAFCFQDSARRAHSIAAQGGINAAKNYQNDGDSVFRLFYDTVKGGDYRAREGNVYRLAEVSAAIIDQCVAQGVPFAREYGGLLSNRSFGGTQVQRTFYAAGQTGQQLLLGAYSALQRQVALGNVKMYNRHEMLDVVKVDGKARGIIARDLVSGKLERHFGHAVLICSGGYGNVFFLSTNAMGSNATAAWKAHKSGAFFGNPCFTQIHPTCIPVSGDHQSKLTLMSESLRNDGRIWVPRKKDDNRKPVDIPEEERDYYLERRYPAFGNLVPRDVASRAAKERCDAGYGVGTSKMAVYLDYADAIVRYGTIEASKKGQDHAPKDEIIAMGKAVVAEKYGNLFDMYAKITGENPYETPMRIYPAVHYTMGGLWVDYELMTTVPGLYALGEANFSDHGANRLGASALMQGLADGYFVIPYTIGNYLADEIHTKPIPLDHPAFVEAEKHVQGQLDTLMNIKGKHSVDHFHKALGKIMWDKCGMARNEQGLKEAINEIRTLKEEFWKDVRIPGTQHEFNPELEKAGRVADFLELGELMCMDALMRRESCGGHFREESQTEEGEAKRDDENFSFVAAWEYKGPGNFDLHKEALNFEIVHPSQRSYK encoded by the coding sequence ATGTTGAACGCAAAAATTCCTGCAGGTTCGCTGGAAACCAAATGGAGCAAATATAAAAGCACCGTGAAGCTGGTGAACCCGGCCAACAAACGGAAGCTGGAAGTAATTGTAATTGGTACCGGCCTGGCTGGTGCTTCTGCAGCGGCTTCTCTGGCTGAATTGGGTTACAAGGTGAAGGCTTTCTGTTTCCAGGACAGCGCCCGCCGCGCGCACAGCATCGCTGCGCAGGGGGGTATCAACGCCGCTAAAAACTACCAGAACGATGGCGACTCCGTGTTCCGCCTGTTTTATGATACCGTAAAAGGCGGCGACTACCGCGCCCGCGAAGGCAACGTATACCGCCTCGCCGAAGTGAGCGCTGCCATTATCGACCAGTGCGTGGCACAGGGTGTTCCCTTCGCCCGCGAATATGGCGGCCTGCTCAGCAACCGCTCTTTCGGCGGTACCCAGGTACAGCGTACGTTCTACGCCGCCGGCCAGACCGGTCAGCAGCTGCTGCTGGGCGCCTACTCCGCTTTACAGCGCCAGGTAGCCCTCGGTAACGTAAAAATGTACAACCGCCACGAAATGCTCGACGTGGTGAAAGTAGACGGAAAAGCCCGCGGCATCATTGCCCGCGATCTCGTTTCCGGCAAACTGGAAAGGCACTTCGGCCATGCCGTGCTCATCTGCAGCGGCGGTTACGGCAACGTGTTTTTCCTGTCCACCAACGCCATGGGCTCCAACGCCACCGCGGCCTGGAAAGCCCACAAATCCGGCGCGTTCTTCGGCAACCCCTGCTTTACGCAGATCCACCCCACCTGTATCCCCGTTTCCGGCGACCACCAGAGCAAACTCACGCTCATGTCCGAGTCGCTCCGCAACGACGGCCGCATCTGGGTGCCCAGGAAAAAAGACGACAACCGCAAACCTGTTGATATCCCGGAAGAAGAAAGGGACTATTACCTCGAAAGAAGATATCCCGCTTTCGGTAACCTCGTTCCCCGCGACGTGGCCTCCCGCGCCGCCAAGGAAAGATGCGACGCCGGTTATGGCGTAGGCACTTCCAAAATGGCCGTGTATCTCGATTATGCAGACGCCATCGTGCGTTACGGCACCATCGAGGCCAGCAAAAAAGGCCAGGACCATGCGCCCAAAGACGAGATCATCGCCATGGGTAAAGCCGTGGTAGCCGAAAAATACGGCAACCTGTTCGACATGTATGCCAAAATCACCGGCGAGAACCCGTACGAGACCCCGATGCGCATTTACCCCGCGGTGCACTACACCATGGGCGGCCTGTGGGTGGATTACGAGCTGATGACCACCGTGCCCGGCCTCTACGCCCTCGGCGAAGCCAACTTCTCCGACCACGGCGCCAACCGCCTCGGTGCATCCGCGCTCATGCAGGGCCTGGCCGACGGTTATTTCGTGATCCCTTACACCATCGGTAACTACCTCGCCGATGAGATCCATACCAAACCCATTCCCCTCGATCACCCCGCTTTCGTGGAAGCCGAGAAACACGTACAGGGCCAGCTCGATACCCTGATGAATATCAAGGGCAAGCATTCTGTAGACCACTTCCATAAAGCGCTCGGTAAAATCATGTGGGACAAATGCGGCATGGCCAGGAACGAACAGGGCCTGAAAGAAGCCATCAACGAGATCCGTACGCTGAAAGAAGAATTCTGGAAAGACGTGCGCATCCCCGGCACCCAGCACGAATTCAACCCCGAACTGGAAAAAGCGGGCCGCGTGGCCGACTTCCTGGAACTGGGCGAACTGATGTGCATGGACGCACTGATGAGAAGAGAATCCTGCGGCGGTCACTTCCGTGAAGAATCTCAAACCGAAGAAGGCGAAGCTAAACGCGACGACGAGAACTTTTCTTTCGTAGCCGCCTGGGAATACAAAGGCCCCGGCAACTTCGACCTGCACAAAGAGGCGCTGAACTTCGAGATCGTTCACCCGTCCCAGCGCAGCTACAAATAA
- a CDS encoding succinate dehydrogenase cytochrome b subunit: protein MKWSQFFNTTIGKKLLVGATGLFLCSFVIVHLAGNLSLLKEDGGEAFNTYAAFMGHNGLIQFIAWGLKIVILLHAVIAIQLTIRNRAARPVKYAVQPGNKTSSWYSRQMAVMGSILFIFIVIHLSQFWWAMHYGDIGKVSYGAVTEVGNLYEVVWFAFKEWWIVALYVIGMIALSFHLIHGFRSACQTFGLNHKKYNGMLHFIGIWIFGILIPVGFAVIPVVIYLKQI from the coding sequence ATGAAATGGTCGCAATTCTTTAATACCACCATTGGTAAAAAATTGCTGGTAGGCGCTACCGGTTTGTTTTTGTGCTCGTTCGTGATCGTGCACCTGGCCGGAAACCTCTCCCTGCTGAAGGAAGACGGAGGAGAAGCCTTCAACACTTATGCGGCTTTCATGGGGCATAACGGTTTGATCCAGTTCATCGCCTGGGGCCTTAAAATCGTGATCCTGCTGCATGCGGTGATCGCCATCCAGCTCACCATCCGCAACCGCGCTGCGCGCCCCGTTAAATACGCGGTACAGCCCGGCAACAAAACATCCTCCTGGTACAGCCGCCAGATGGCCGTGATGGGCAGCATTCTCTTCATCTTCATCGTTATCCACCTTTCACAGTTCTGGTGGGCCATGCACTATGGCGACATCGGTAAAGTAAGCTACGGCGCCGTAACCGAAGTGGGCAACCTCTATGAAGTGGTTTGGTTCGCCTTTAAAGAGTGGTGGATCGTGGCCCTGTACGTGATCGGGATGATCGCCCTTTCTTTCCACCTCATCCACGGCTTCAGAAGTGCCTGCCAGACCTTCGGGCTGAATCACAAAAAGTACAACGGAATGCTGCATTTCATCGGCATCTGGATCTTCGGTATCCTCATCCCCGTTGGGTTTGCCGTTATTCCCGTTGTTATTTACTTAAAACAAATCTGA
- the murQ gene encoding N-acetylmuramic acid 6-phosphate etherase, with product MAFTKVTEQPSHYRHLETMTIQEVLININNEDKTVPLAVEKAIPQITQLTAVIADKMLAGGRLFYMGAGTSGRLGILDASECPPTYGVPQGLVVGLIAGGDSAIRRAVENAEDDREQGWRDLQQYNITEKDVVIGIAASGTTPYVIGALKACREHGIVTGSISCNPGSPVSEQADYPVEVVVGPEFVTGSTRMKSGTAQKLVLNMISTTVMIQLGRVEDNKMVNMQLSNEKLVDRGVKMVMEQLQLSDYDAAKELLLEFGSVKRAVESRQ from the coding sequence ATGGCATTTACCAAAGTAACAGAACAACCCAGCCACTACCGTCATCTCGAAACGATGACCATCCAGGAAGTGCTGATCAACATCAATAACGAAGACAAAACCGTTCCCCTGGCCGTGGAAAAGGCCATCCCGCAAATCACGCAACTCACCGCAGTTATTGCCGATAAAATGCTGGCCGGCGGCCGCCTCTTTTACATGGGAGCCGGCACCAGCGGCCGTTTGGGTATACTGGACGCGTCCGAATGCCCGCCTACGTACGGTGTTCCCCAAGGCCTGGTGGTAGGCCTCATTGCCGGCGGCGACTCCGCCATCCGCCGCGCCGTGGAAAACGCCGAAGACGACCGGGAGCAGGGCTGGCGCGACCTGCAGCAGTATAACATCACCGAGAAAGACGTGGTGATCGGCATTGCCGCCAGCGGCACCACGCCCTACGTGATCGGCGCCCTGAAAGCCTGCCGCGAGCACGGCATCGTTACCGGCAGCATCAGCTGCAATCCCGGTTCGCCCGTATCGGAGCAGGCCGACTATCCCGTGGAAGTGGTGGTGGGCCCCGAGTTCGTGACCGGCAGCACCCGCATGAAAAGCGGCACCGCGCAGAAGCTCGTGCTCAACATGATCTCCACCACCGTGATGATACAGCTCGGCAGGGTTGAGGATAATAAAATGGTGAACATGCAGCTGAGCAACGAAAAGCTCGTGGACCGCGGCGTGAAAATGGTGATGGAACAGCTGCAGCTGAGCGACTACGACGCGGCGAAGGAGCTCCTGCTGGAATTCGGCAGCGTGAAGCGCGCCGTGGAAAGCAGGCAATAA
- a CDS encoding N-acetylglucosamine kinase, translating to MPSKVKLVADSGSTKAEWCLMSGKERKTYLTQGMSPYFLTSVQMEELIKVELLPQLEGAVPDEVFYYGTGCAAEQNVKLVHKSLHAIWPEAKIEVNHDLMAAARALCGREPGIASILGTGSNSCYYDGEDIVKNNPGLGYVLGDEGSGAFLGKKILQYYLYQTFDDEMRFRFDQKFGVNKDTILENVYRKPMPNRYLASFTPFLSENRGHYMIENILEDGLNDFFFNHLYKYSESWTAPLHFTGSVAWHFRDIIEELCQLYELQLGRILKNPMDGLAVYHEAK from the coding sequence ATGCCTTCGAAAGTCAAGCTGGTAGCGGATAGCGGGTCTACAAAAGCAGAATGGTGCCTGATGAGCGGTAAAGAAAGGAAGACGTACCTTACACAAGGTATGAGTCCCTATTTTCTCACCAGCGTGCAGATGGAAGAACTGATTAAGGTGGAACTGCTGCCGCAGCTGGAAGGCGCCGTGCCGGATGAGGTGTTTTACTACGGTACCGGCTGTGCGGCGGAGCAGAACGTCAAACTGGTGCATAAAAGCCTGCACGCCATCTGGCCGGAGGCGAAAATCGAAGTGAATCACGACCTGATGGCCGCCGCCCGCGCGCTGTGCGGCCGAGAGCCCGGTATCGCCAGCATCCTCGGCACCGGCTCCAACTCCTGTTATTACGACGGGGAAGACATCGTCAAAAACAATCCCGGCCTGGGCTACGTGCTCGGCGACGAAGGCAGCGGCGCCTTCCTCGGGAAAAAAATATTGCAGTACTACCTGTACCAGACCTTCGATGATGAAATGCGTTTCCGCTTCGACCAGAAGTTCGGCGTGAACAAAGACACCATCCTCGAAAACGTGTACCGCAAGCCGATGCCCAACCGGTACCTGGCCTCCTTCACCCCCTTCCTCTCCGAAAACCGCGGTCACTATATGATCGAGAACATCCTCGAAGACGGGCTGAACGACTTTTTCTTTAACCACCTCTACAAATATTCGGAGAGCTGGACTGCACCTCTGCACTTCACCGGCAGCGTGGCCTGGCACTTCCGCGATATAATCGAAGAGCTTTGCCAGTTGTACGAGCTGCAACTGGGCAGAATACTCAAAAACCCGATGGACGGGCTCGCCGTTTATCATGAAGCTAAATAG
- a CDS encoding S41 family peptidase, protein MPLLFALVLALGMFLGHKMPAARNSDSAIFFNNRRSSLQEVMDLLKYKYVDTLDLGEAQEEAIEGLLGHLDPHSIYIPPADVQEVNEDLDGNFEGIGVEFNIIRDTVNILSVIAGGPSDAAGVLTGDKILKVNDTVHVAGKNITSEKIRKLLRGPRSSTVKVTMLRGSKQLDVLIKRGVIPLYSVDASYMAAPGTGYIKISKFAATTYTEFMEAVRKLNKQGMEKLVIDLRQNGGGFLDAATRLADELLEGNKLIVYTQGKSSPRQDFKCTRPGVFEKGALTVLIDEGSASASEVLAGAVQDWDRGEIIGRRSFGKGLVQEPFDLSNGGTLRLTVARYYLPSGRSIQKSYQNGREAYEEDIANRYSHGEFLNRDSIRPIDTAKFETAGGKTVYGGGGIMPDVFVPFDTTRYSNMLTQLYNRNIFGDFIYEYYTAHAGDFKKYKDAVAFNNEFTVDNGLMSAFRTHAGNARVDMSKMTAKDEAEVKLRLKALLARQLWRSEGFYIVTNTNDPVLLRAIEELKKMK, encoded by the coding sequence TTGCCCCTCCTATTTGCCCTGGTACTGGCCCTGGGCATGTTCCTGGGGCATAAGATGCCGGCCGCGCGCAACAGTGATTCCGCCATCTTTTTCAACAACAGACGGAGCTCTTTACAGGAAGTGATGGACCTGCTGAAGTATAAATATGTAGACACGCTCGACCTCGGGGAGGCGCAGGAAGAAGCCATCGAGGGCCTGCTCGGCCACCTCGACCCGCACTCCATATATATCCCCCCCGCCGACGTGCAGGAAGTGAACGAAGATCTCGACGGCAACTTCGAGGGCATCGGGGTGGAATTCAATATCATCCGCGACACGGTGAATATCCTGAGCGTGATCGCCGGCGGCCCTTCCGATGCGGCCGGTGTGCTCACGGGCGATAAAATACTGAAGGTGAACGATACCGTGCATGTGGCCGGTAAAAACATCACCTCCGAGAAAATCCGCAAGCTGCTCCGCGGCCCGCGCAGTTCCACGGTGAAAGTGACCATGCTGCGCGGCAGCAAACAGCTGGACGTGCTCATCAAACGCGGCGTGATACCCCTGTACAGCGTAGACGCCAGTTACATGGCCGCTCCCGGTACCGGCTATATCAAAATCAGCAAGTTCGCCGCCACCACCTACACCGAATTCATGGAAGCGGTGCGCAAGCTCAACAAGCAGGGCATGGAAAAACTGGTGATCGACCTCCGCCAGAACGGCGGCGGTTTCCTGGATGCCGCCACCCGCCTGGCCGACGAACTGCTCGAAGGCAACAAACTGATCGTTTATACACAGGGCAAAAGCTCGCCGCGCCAGGACTTCAAATGCACCCGCCCCGGCGTATTCGAAAAAGGCGCCCTTACCGTATTGATCGACGAAGGTTCCGCCTCCGCCAGCGAAGTGCTCGCCGGCGCCGTGCAGGACTGGGACCGTGGCGAGATCATCGGCCGCCGCAGCTTCGGCAAAGGCCTGGTGCAGGAACCGTTCGACCTCAGCAACGGCGGCACCCTGCGCCTGACGGTAGCCCGCTACTACCTCCCCTCCGGCAGAAGCATCCAGAAAAGCTACCAGAACGGCCGCGAAGCGTATGAAGAGGATATCGCCAACCGCTACAGCCATGGCGAATTCCTGAACCGCGACAGCATCCGCCCCATCGATACCGCCAAGTTCGAAACGGCCGGCGGTAAAACCGTGTACGGCGGCGGCGGCATCATGCCCGACGTGTTTGTGCCGTTCGACACCACGCGTTATTCCAATATGCTCACACAGCTGTATAACCGCAATATTTTCGGCGATTTCATCTATGAATATTACACCGCCCACGCAGGCGACTTCAAAAAATACAAAGACGCCGTGGCCTTCAACAACGAATTCACGGTGGATAACGGCCTCATGAGCGCATTCAGGACACATGCCGGCAACGCCAGGGTGGACATGAGCAAAATGACCGCGAAAGACGAGGCTGAAGTAAAACTGCGGCTGAAGGCGCTCCTGGCCCGGCAGCTGTGGCGTAGCGAAGGGTTTTACATCGTGACCAACACCAACGACCCGGTGCTGCTACGCGCCATCGAAGAGCTCAAAAAAATGAAGTGA
- the der gene encoding ribosome biogenesis GTPase Der: protein MPGFTVAIVGRPNVGKSTLFNRLLEQRKAIVDDVSGVTRDRQYGIADWNGKTFNVIDTGGFVAGSDDVFEREIRKQVKIAMQEANVVIFMCDVTTGITDLDAEVADLLRRSSKPVYLAVNKVDNHERQLEATEFYSLGFENVFFLSSMSGSGTGELLDEIAALIPEDEQASAEDEGIPKIAIIGQPNVGKSSLLNALVGEERNIVSDIAGTTRDTIHTRYNLFQKDFILIDTAGIRRKNKVHEDLEFYSVIRAIKALDEADICLLLLDAEKGIAAQDLSIFSLAARKGKGLVIMVNKWDLVEKQTNTARDYEKQLKERLAPFTDVPIIFGSVTEKQRIFKTVETALEVYENRQRKVPTSKLNDVMLKAIESYHPPVVRGTAIKIKYVTQLPTQTPAFAFFANLPDDIKTPYRNYLENKLRENFNFTGVPVRIFFRKK from the coding sequence ATGCCTGGTTTTACCGTAGCAATTGTGGGGCGTCCCAACGTAGGTAAGTCTACCCTGTTCAACCGTCTGCTGGAGCAGCGGAAGGCCATTGTGGACGATGTGAGCGGCGTTACCCGCGACCGGCAGTACGGCATTGCCGACTGGAACGGCAAAACATTCAACGTGATTGATACCGGCGGTTTCGTGGCCGGAAGCGACGATGTGTTTGAGCGCGAAATACGCAAACAGGTGAAAATCGCCATGCAGGAAGCCAACGTGGTGATCTTCATGTGCGACGTGACCACCGGTATTACGGACCTCGATGCCGAAGTGGCCGACCTGCTGCGCCGCTCAAGCAAACCCGTATACCTCGCCGTGAATAAAGTGGACAACCATGAACGCCAGCTGGAAGCCACCGAGTTTTACAGCCTGGGGTTTGAAAATGTATTTTTCCTCTCGTCTATGTCCGGCAGCGGCACCGGCGAACTGCTCGACGAAATCGCCGCGCTGATACCGGAAGACGAGCAGGCCAGCGCCGAAGACGAAGGCATTCCCAAAATCGCCATCATCGGCCAGCCCAACGTAGGGAAATCGTCCCTGCTGAACGCCCTGGTAGGGGAGGAAAGGAACATCGTTTCCGATATCGCCGGCACCACCCGCGATACCATCCATACCCGGTACAACCTGTTCCAGAAAGATTTTATTCTCATCGATACGGCCGGTATCCGCCGGAAGAACAAGGTGCACGAAGACCTGGAGTTTTATTCCGTTATCCGCGCCATCAAGGCGCTCGACGAAGCGGACATCTGCCTGCTGCTGCTCGATGCGGAAAAAGGCATCGCCGCCCAGGATCTGAGCATTTTCAGCCTCGCCGCCCGTAAAGGCAAAGGCCTCGTGATCATGGTGAACAAATGGGACCTGGTTGAAAAACAGACCAATACCGCCCGCGACTACGAGAAACAGCTGAAAGAGCGCCTGGCGCCCTTTACCGACGTGCCCATCATTTTCGGGTCCGTGACCGAAAAGCAGCGTATTTTCAAAACCGTGGAAACCGCGCTCGAGGTGTACGAAAACCGCCAGCGCAAGGTGCCCACCTCCAAACTGAACGATGTGATGCTGAAGGCCATCGAATCGTACCACCCGCCGGTGGTGCGCGGTACGGCTATCAAAATCAAATACGTAACGCAGCTGCCGACGCAGACACCCGCGTTCGCCTTTTTTGCCAACCTGCCGGACGATATCAAAACCCCGTACAGGAACTATCTCGAGAACAAACTCCGGGAGAACTTCAATTTCACTGGGGTGCCTGTGCGAATTTTCTTTAGAAAGAAGTAG
- the era gene encoding GTPase Era, translated as MHRAGFVNIFGKPNAGKSTLLNALLGEKLAIVSPKVQTTRHRITGILTEPGYQVVFSDTPGIIDPKYKLHEKMMGAVKSALEDADVALLIMDVRDNTEECLALFDSLKLKAQCVLVLNKMDNLEKAELDALVERCKAWGKAKAVVTISALQKKGLDTLMQEILKLLPDGEPFYPEDTLTDRSTRFFVAELIREKIFMLFEEEIPYHTAVVVTQFQEKHTLTKISAEIIVTRETQKGIILGEKGKSIREIGSRARTDIEKFLDRKVFLELHVKVRDKWRDNDNYLREYGLI; from the coding sequence ATGCACCGTGCAGGATTTGTGAACATCTTCGGTAAACCGAACGCCGGCAAAAGCACTTTGCTGAACGCCCTGCTGGGCGAAAAACTGGCTATTGTATCCCCGAAGGTGCAAACCACCCGCCACCGCATCACCGGCATTTTAACGGAACCGGGCTACCAGGTTGTGTTTTCGGACACACCGGGCATCATCGATCCGAAATACAAATTGCACGAAAAAATGATGGGCGCCGTGAAGTCCGCGCTCGAAGATGCGGATGTGGCCCTGCTCATCATGGACGTGCGCGACAACACGGAAGAATGCCTCGCCCTGTTTGATTCCCTCAAACTGAAAGCGCAGTGCGTACTGGTGCTCAATAAGATGGATAACCTGGAAAAAGCCGAGCTCGACGCCCTGGTGGAACGCTGCAAGGCATGGGGCAAAGCCAAAGCCGTCGTCACCATTTCCGCACTGCAGAAAAAGGGGCTCGACACGCTGATGCAGGAAATCCTGAAACTGCTGCCCGATGGGGAGCCGTTTTACCCGGAAGATACACTCACGGACCGTTCTACCCGATTTTTCGTGGCGGAGCTCATCCGCGAAAAAATATTCATGCTCTTCGAAGAAGAGATACCATATCATACCGCTGTAGTAGTTACGCAGTTCCAGGAAAAGCACACGCTGACCAAAATATCTGCGGAAATTATCGTGACGCGCGAAACCCAGAAAGGTATCATCCTCGGCGAAAAGGGGAAATCCATCCGTGAGATCGGATCCCGCGCCAGGACGGATATCGAGAAGTTCCTCGACCGCAAGGTGTTTCTGGAACTGCATGTGAAAGTGCGCGACAAATGGCGCGATAACGATAACTACCTCCGCGAGTACGGATTGATTTAA
- a CDS encoding single-stranded DNA-binding protein — protein sequence MIKLQLMGRLGQNATEHAVNGKTVINFSVAHNEKFKNAQGMQQERVVWVNCAMWEPGAVMPYLVQGKAVYLEGMPAVNLYRTNAGEAKAEMKVRVTFLQLLPDGRNGAENQELEPAVSQPADDLPF from the coding sequence ATGATCAAACTGCAATTGATGGGCCGCCTTGGCCAGAATGCCACCGAACATGCCGTGAACGGTAAAACAGTCATCAACTTCAGCGTAGCCCACAACGAAAAATTCAAAAATGCCCAGGGCATGCAGCAGGAGCGTGTGGTATGGGTCAACTGCGCCATGTGGGAGCCCGGCGCCGTGATGCCGTACCTCGTGCAGGGCAAAGCGGTGTACCTCGAAGGGATGCCTGCCGTGAACCTGTACCGCACCAATGCCGGCGAAGCCAAAGCCGAAATGAAAGTGCGCGTCACCTTCCTCCAGTTACTGCCGGACGGCCGGAATGGCGCCGAAAACCAGGAGCTGGAACCGGCTGTTTCTCAACCGGCCGACGACCTGCCGTTTTAG